One Phoenix dactylifera cultivar Barhee BC4 chromosome 14, palm_55x_up_171113_PBpolish2nd_filt_p, whole genome shotgun sequence DNA window includes the following coding sequences:
- the LOC103701387 gene encoding transcription factor bHLH95, whose translation MSEEGGGGQGKLLRQGQTWGLFNSDNSGGDDRKPVVKPPESSSNSPSGPASNSLPGPTISAGGKRARDGASKSSSSKGGSHEGKGPIESDHEMHIWTERERRKKMRNMFTGLHALLPQLPPKADKSTIVDEAVKYIKKLQQNVQTLEKQKEERIRGVTLEEPSSQIQRMETTTREAFIADQVKNWAAANSPTAVSIPRCRSSFQTWTSPNVVLNVTGPDAHISICTAKKPGILSSIVYALEKHKLEVVSAQISSNIFRSMIMIHAHASGISDQFPEMLMIEDLYKYAVGEMLLWLSP comes from the exons atgtctgaagaaggaggaggggggCAAGGGAAGCTCCTGAGGCAGGGCCAGACCTGGGGCTTGTTTAACTCAGACAATTCGGGCGGCGACGACCGGAAGCCGGTCGTCAAGCCGCCGGAATCGAGCTCGAATAGTCCGTCTGGCCCTGCGTCGAACAGCCTGCCGGGACCTACGATATCTGCCGGGGGGAAGCGGGCCCGGGATGGGGCGTCCAAGAGCTCGTCCTCCAAGGGTGGGAGCCATGAGGGAAAAGGCCCCATCGAATCAGATCATGAGATGCACATATGGactgagagggagaggaggaagaagatgaggaacatGTTCACAGGTCTCCACGCCCTCCTCCCCCAGCTCCCTCCAAAG GCCGACAAATCAACCATCGTCGACGAGGCGGTGAAGTACATCAAAAAGCTGCAGCAGAACGTCCAGACGCTTGAGAAGCAGAAGGAGGAACGGATCCGAGGTGTGACCTTGGAGGAACCTTCGTCGCAGATACAACGGATGGAGACAACGACAAGGGAGGCATTCATAGCAGACCAGGTCAAGAACTGGGCAGCGGCAAACTCCCCAACAGCTGTCTCGATACCTCGATGCCGCTCCAGCTTCCAGACTTGGACGTCGCCAAATGTGGTGCTGAATGTGACGGGACCAGATGCACACATCAGCATCTGCACTGCCAAGAAGCCGGGCATCCTCTCTTCCATCGTGTATGCGCTCGAGAAGCACAAGCTCGAAGTCGTGTCGGCCCAAATCTCCTCAAATATATTCAGGAGCATGATAATGATCCATGCCCAt GCCAGCGGAATATCTGATCAATTCCCTgagatgttgatgattgaagaCTTATACAAATATGCAGTTGGCGAGATGCTTCTCTGGCTTTCCCCGTGA
- the LOC103701245 gene encoding phytosulfokine receptor 2-like gives MEAALQALIAAAVAFFLVSLLLSLILLLCPRNPKACLLALAPLAPPLPLRRPPSAPVAVDDSASFDPSLNQISLNELAAATKGFAADAIIGDGSFGFVYKAHLSSGVTVAVKRLSADAFHGIREFRAEMDTLGRLEHPHLARMLGYCVSGADRLLIYEFLERGSLDHWLHEFDPGDSVSFPLPWSIRVRIVRGVAAGLAFLHEECRPQIIHRDIKSSNVLLDADFDARIADFGLARAVDPSRTHVSTQVAGTMGYMPPEYREGLTAATAAADVYSFGVLMVETATGERPNLLRRGEDGKRVSLVRWARRMVEEGKEMQVLDAKMGEEGIREEEVKGYLEVAYRCTDGTPSKRPTMAEVVSLLDQI, from the coding sequence ATGGAGGCAGCTCTACAGGCCCTGATCGCCGCCGCCGTCGCCTTCTTTCTCGTCTCCCTCCTGCTCtccctcatcctcctcctctgccCCCGCAACCCGAAAGCCTGCCTCCTTGCCTTGGCTCCGCTTGcgccgcccctccctcttcgccGGCCCCCGTCCGCCCCCGTCGCCGTCGACGACAGCGCATCCTTCGATCCCTCCCTCAACCAAATTTCACTCAACGAGCTCGCCGCCGCCACGAAGGGCTTCGCCGCCGACGCCATCATCGGCGACGGCAGCTTCGGGTTCGTCTACAAGGCCCACCTCTCCTCCGGCGTCACCGTCGCCGTCAAGCGGCTCTCAGCCGACGCCTTCCATGGCATCCGCGAGTTCCGCGCCGAGATGGATACCCTCGGCCGCCTCGAGCACCCCCACCTCGCCCGCATGCTCGGCTACTGCGTCTCCGGCGCCGACCGCCTCCTCATCTACGAGTTCCTCGAGCGCGGCTCCCTCGACCACTGGCTCCATGAGTTCGACCCGGGCGACTCGGTCTCCTTCCCGCTCCCGTGGTCGATCCGGGTCCGGATCGTCCGCGGGGTCGCCGCCGGCCTCGCCTTCCTTCACGAGGAGTGCCGGCCGCAGATCATCCACCGGGACATCAAGTCGAGCAACGTGCTGCTCGACGCCGACTTCGACGCGCGGATCGCCGACTTCGGGCTGGCGCGGGCGGTGGACCCGTCGCGGACGCACGTGTCGACGCAGGTGGCGGGAACGATGGGGTATATGCCGCCGGAGTACCGGGAGGGGCTgacggcggcgacggcggcggcggacgTGTACAGCTTCGGGGTGCTGATGGTGGAGACGGCGACGGGGGAGCGGCCGAACTTGCTCCGGCGTGGGGAGGACGGGAAGCGCGTGAGTCTGGTGCGGTGGGCGAGGAGGATGGtggaggaggggaaggagatgcaGGTGTTGGATGCGAAGATGGGGGAGGAAGGGATCCGAGAGGAGGAGGTCAAGGGGTATTTGGAGGTCGCTTACCGCTGTACTGATGGAACCCCAAGCAAGAGGCCCACCATGGCCGAGGTGGTATCCCTTTTGGatcaaatttaa